A genomic region of Irregularibacter muris contains the following coding sequences:
- a CDS encoding PRC-barrel domain-containing protein yields MKKAKSMIHLPIIVLEKGNEVNKIKDILFSQSKKKVLGFLLDEGGWFKGAKILLLKDIHNIGKDAVIIKNEGIIMSSTKMPEVQSILDDEFHPFHMEVIDDRGNKIGFIEDILFDVQNGKIHSLEITEGVFDDLIHGRLKIPVSEEVAFEEKRIIVSAKYLRGIDKTGGIKKYFDKKDGKEG; encoded by the coding sequence TTGAAAAAAGCTAAGTCAATGATTCATTTACCCATTATTGTTTTAGAGAAAGGTAATGAGGTAAATAAAATAAAAGATATACTATTTAGTCAAAGTAAAAAAAAGGTGCTTGGTTTTTTGCTAGATGAAGGAGGCTGGTTTAAAGGGGCGAAAATTCTTTTGTTAAAGGACATACATAATATAGGTAAGGATGCTGTAATCATTAAAAATGAAGGGATAATTATGTCTTCTACAAAGATGCCAGAGGTGCAAAGTATTTTAGACGATGAATTTCATCCCTTTCATATGGAAGTAATCGATGATAGGGGAAATAAAATTGGCTTTATAGAAGATATCCTCTTTGATGTACAAAATGGAAAAATTCACAGTTTAGAAATAACTGAGGGGGTTTTTGACGATCTTATTCATGGCAGATTAAAAATTCCTGTATCTGAAGAGGTGGCTTTTGAAGAGAAAAGAATCATTGTATCAGCAAAGTATTTGCGGGGAATTGATAAAACAGGAGGAATAAAGAAATATTTTGATAAGAAAGATGGGAAGGAGGGCTAA
- the ruvX gene encoding Holliday junction resolvase RuvX produces the protein MRILGLDVGTKTIGVAVSDLLGITAQGVTTIYRESLEKDLDQIKDYIDEYDVKTVVVGLPKNMNGTLGPQGQKVQDFTNFLKKRIKPDILYWDERLTTVAAERTLISADVSRKKRKQVIDKLAAVYILQSYLDSLS, from the coding sequence ATAAGAATACTAGGTTTGGATGTAGGGACAAAAACAATTGGGGTAGCCGTCAGTGATTTACTGGGTATTACGGCACAAGGAGTTACTACAATTTATAGAGAAAGTCTAGAAAAAGATCTAGACCAAATTAAAGATTATATTGATGAATATGATGTTAAAACTGTAGTTGTTGGACTACCAAAAAACATGAATGGTACCCTAGGTCCCCAAGGACAAAAAGTCCAAGATTTTACAAACTTTTTAAAAAAGAGGATTAAGCCTGATATCCTTTATTGGGATGAACGTTTAACCACTGTAGCTGCAGAGCGTACATTGATATCGGCAGATGTCAGTAGAAAAAAAAGAAAGCAAGTTATTGATAAACTTGCCGCTGTTTACATTCTTCAAAGTTATTTAGATTCTTTATCATAA
- a CDS encoding RrF2 family transcriptional regulator produces the protein MKLSTKGRYGVTAMFDLAVRYGQGPISIKEISDRQLISEPYLEQLFATLRKAGLVNSVRGAQGGYYLAHEPKKITVGNVIRVLEGPIAPTECVLEKDPRACTKSDLCVTRGIWEDIRNSINNVIDNITLADLVEDYKNKLDKDAYMYYI, from the coding sequence GTGAAGCTTTCTACTAAAGGTAGATATGGAGTTACAGCAATGTTTGATTTAGCTGTAAGATATGGTCAAGGTCCTATATCTATAAAGGAAATTTCAGATAGACAATTAATTTCAGAACCGTATTTAGAACAACTTTTTGCCACTTTGAGAAAGGCAGGGTTGGTCAATAGTGTTAGGGGAGCCCAAGGAGGGTATTACTTGGCCCATGAACCTAAGAAGATTACTGTAGGAAATGTCATTCGAGTTCTGGAAGGACCCATTGCGCCTACTGAATGTGTTTTGGAAAAGGATCCCCGGGCTTGCACTAAATCAGACTTATGTGTGACTAGAGGAATATGGGAAGACATTCGCAATAGTATTAATAATGTAATTGATAACATAACATTGGCAGATTTAGTAGAAGATTATAAAAACAAACTTGATAAAGATGCCTACATGTACTATATTTGA
- the nifS gene encoding cysteine desulfurase NifS, which produces MKRRYFDYSATTPTDPKVLEGMLPYFTEGFGNPSSIYSYGRENKKVVEKAREQLAKLIGADSKEVFFTGSGSESDNWAIKGIAMALKEKGNHIITTKIEHHAVLHVCEYLEKHGFEITYLPVDQYGLIDLEELEKSITEKTILISIVFANNEIGTIQPVKEIGEMAKKHGVYFHTDGVQALGNIEIDVQDMNIDLMSMSSHKIYGPKGIGALYIRKGVKIDPIIHGGAQERKRRAGTENVPGIVGFGLAAELALENLQNHIERTILLRDKLIKGIMDNIDYVKLNGHPTKRLPGNVNMSFEFIEGEALLLSLDMVGICGSSGSACTSGSLDPSHVLLAIGLPHEIAHGSLRLTIGRYTEEEDIEYVLKELPIIIDRLRRMSPLYEKVKGGE; this is translated from the coding sequence ATGAAAAGAAGATATTTTGATTATTCAGCAACTACTCCAACCGATCCAAAGGTTTTGGAAGGAATGTTGCCCTATTTTACCGAAGGTTTTGGCAATCCTTCTAGCATTTATTCCTATGGAAGGGAAAATAAAAAGGTAGTGGAGAAAGCTAGAGAACAATTGGCAAAATTAATTGGTGCTGATTCGAAGGAAGTTTTTTTTACGGGTAGTGGATCAGAATCAGATAACTGGGCGATAAAGGGTATTGCTATGGCCTTAAAAGAAAAAGGGAACCATATTATTACCACAAAAATCGAACACCATGCAGTGTTACACGTTTGTGAGTATTTAGAAAAGCATGGTTTTGAAATTACTTATCTCCCAGTAGATCAATATGGTTTGATTGATCTGGAGGAATTGGAGAAGTCTATTACGGAGAAGACCATATTAATTAGCATAGTATTTGCTAATAATGAAATAGGCACTATCCAGCCTGTTAAAGAAATAGGAGAAATGGCTAAAAAACATGGGGTGTACTTCCATACAGATGGTGTACAAGCCTTGGGAAATATTGAAATTGATGTCCAAGATATGAATATTGATTTAATGTCTATGTCTTCCCATAAAATATATGGACCAAAAGGAATAGGGGCTCTATATATAAGGAAAGGTGTAAAGATTGATCCAATTATTCACGGTGGTGCTCAAGAGAGAAAAAGAAGAGCAGGAACAGAAAATGTACCCGGTATTGTAGGTTTTGGACTTGCAGCTGAGTTAGCTCTCGAAAATTTACAAAATCACATTGAAAGAACAATCCTTTTAAGGGATAAATTGATTAAAGGAATTATGGATAATATTGATTATGTCAAGTTAAATGGGCATCCTACAAAAAGGCTACCTGGAAACGTAAATATGAGTTTTGAATTCATTGAAGGAGAAGCATTATTGTTAAGTCTTGACATGGTGGGCATCTGTGGTTCAAGTGGGTCAGCCTGCACATCAGGTTCTTTGGATCCTTCCCATGTTCTTTTAGCCATTGGCTTGCCCCATGAAATTGCTCATGGTTCATTAAGATTGACCATTGGAAGATATACTGAAGAAGAGGATATTGAATATGTTCTTAAGGAACTGCCTATTATTATTGATAGGCTAAGAAGAATGTCTCCATTGTATGAAAAGGTAAAAGGGGGAGAATAA
- a CDS encoding aldo/keto reductase, with product MEYNELGKTGMKVSKLCFGGLTVGPLQANLSPEEGGKIIARAMEEGVNFIDTADLYHTYFHIKKAMEYSKKELIISTKSYDYEKSGAEKNFLKALNQLGRDYIDIFMLHEQESLLTIQGHWEAMEYFIGQKDKGNIRAVGISTHRVEAVYAAADIPELDIIHPIININGIGIDDGSREDMEEAIAYAKGKGKGIYGMKPLGGGNLLHNIEKCFDYILGLDTLDSIAVGMQSEEEVLYNVHRFNGQAIPSWIKNNIDKKPRKLLVDFWCEGCGNCERKCTHDAIKVVDGKAQVDREKCVLCGYCGAYCPQFCIKVI from the coding sequence ATGGAATATAATGAATTAGGGAAAACAGGGATGAAGGTATCTAAGTTATGCTTTGGCGGCCTGACAGTAGGTCCTCTACAGGCCAATTTATCTCCGGAAGAAGGAGGGAAGATAATTGCTAGGGCAATGGAAGAAGGGGTCAATTTTATTGATACGGCAGATTTATATCATACCTATTTTCACATAAAAAAAGCTATGGAATATAGTAAAAAAGAATTAATTATATCAACAAAATCCTATGATTATGAGAAGTCAGGAGCAGAAAAGAACTTCCTAAAGGCACTAAATCAGCTAGGCAGAGACTATATCGATATTTTTATGCTCCATGAGCAAGAGAGTCTATTGACTATCCAAGGGCATTGGGAGGCTATGGAATATTTCATAGGGCAGAAGGATAAGGGAAACATCAGAGCAGTGGGAATATCTACCCATAGAGTAGAAGCAGTATATGCAGCTGCCGATATACCAGAGCTAGATATTATTCATCCTATTATTAATATCAATGGAATAGGTATAGACGATGGTAGTCGTGAAGATATGGAAGAGGCAATTGCCTATGCAAAGGGAAAAGGAAAAGGAATTTATGGTATGAAACCCCTAGGAGGGGGAAATTTGCTTCATAATATCGAAAAATGCTTTGATTATATACTAGGCTTAGACACCTTAGATTCTATTGCTGTGGGAATGCAAAGTGAGGAAGAGGTACTCTATAATGTACATCGTTTTAATGGACAAGCAATCCCTAGTTGGATAAAAAATAATATTGATAAGAAACCAAGAAAATTATTGGTGGATTTTTGGTGTGAGGGTTGCGGCAACTGTGAAAGAAAGTGTACCCATGATGCCATAAAAGTAGTAGATGGAAAAGCCCAAGTGGATAGAGAAAAATGTGTACTATGTGGTTATTGTGGAGCCTATTGTCCACAGTTTTGTATAAAAGTTATCTAG
- a CDS encoding AI-2E family transporter, with translation MIFKRRTWLLGLFYVIVFLILYFLLKIRAQLFSILSPFIIAIAFAYLLNPLVNFVQKKGVGRFYSVLLVYLLFIGLIVILGWSVIPTIVDETSKLVSDLPDYAEQVQKIVKNFRESSKNQLPESINNIINQNINRIEDIAIHSLQKISSIVINFFSRFLNIIIVPILAFYFLKDKDEFKRRITLLIPQKWRTEILEISTSVDKVLGSYIRGQILVATFVGGSTAIGLYLLDVKYALVIGLIAGIVDVIPYFGPVIGAVPAMIVAFIQQPIKALWVLILIAIIQQLESGIVSPKIIGSSVGLHPVAIILSLFIGGSFFGVVGMILAVPFTATIKVIGTHLMNYIVD, from the coding sequence ATGATATTTAAAAGAAGAACATGGCTTTTAGGACTCTTTTATGTAATTGTTTTTTTAATTTTATATTTCCTTTTGAAAATTAGAGCTCAATTATTTTCTATATTAAGTCCTTTTATTATAGCTATTGCCTTTGCCTATTTACTTAATCCTTTAGTCAATTTTGTGCAGAAAAAAGGTGTAGGGAGATTTTATAGTGTTTTATTGGTTTATTTATTATTTATTGGTTTAATTGTGATTTTGGGTTGGAGTGTAATTCCTACAATTGTAGATGAAACCAGCAAGCTGGTGTCTGATTTACCAGATTATGCAGAACAAGTTCAAAAAATTGTTAAGAATTTTAGAGAATCCAGTAAAAACCAATTGCCAGAAAGCATTAATAATATCATAAATCAAAATATAAATCGAATAGAAGATATTGCTATTCATTCTCTACAAAAAATATCCAGTATTGTTATCAATTTTTTTTCCCGATTTCTCAATATTATTATTGTACCTATCTTAGCCTTTTACTTTTTAAAGGATAAAGATGAATTTAAAAGAAGGATAACTTTACTTATTCCTCAAAAATGGAGAACAGAAATACTAGAAATTTCCACGAGTGTAGATAAAGTGTTGGGTAGCTATATTAGAGGACAAATTTTAGTGGCTACCTTTGTAGGGGGCAGTACAGCAATAGGTTTATATTTACTAGACGTTAAATATGCATTGGTAATCGGGCTGATTGCAGGAATTGTAGATGTTATCCCCTATTTTGGTCCTGTCATTGGAGCTGTTCCGGCTATGATTGTGGCTTTTATACAGCAACCTATTAAAGCTCTTTGGGTTTTAATATTAATTGCTATTATTCAGCAATTAGAAAGTGGAATTGTTTCTCCTAAGATTATTGGATCTAGTGTAGGGCTACATCCAGTGGCAATTATACTATCTCTATTCATTGGAGGGAGCTTTTTTGGAGTTGTGGGCATGATATTAGCCGTTCCCTTTACAGCAACCATAAAAGTAATTGGTACCCATTTGATGAATTATATTGTTGATTAG
- a CDS encoding aspartate aminotransferase family protein, translated as MGDRTMMKKMISVDKALTMDRGEVYKLYKNHANSSLANLLSLLDMNRNYVRAQECKVWDEDGNEYLDILAGYGSLNLGHNPFEIIEALEKVKNLPNILQSTTPPMAAAAAANLALIAPGNLSAVSFCNSGAEAVEGAIKLAKIATGKDKIAFCQHSFHGKTMGALGVMGEEKYRKPFGSTMPNTYGVSFGSIEELEKVLQFKDVAAFILEPIQGEGGIVLPPEGYLQAVRDLCNQYDCLLIFDEIQTGLGRTGKMFACEHYNVVPDIMCIAKSLSGGIMPIGAVITTENLWKKAYGGIENCLLHTSTFGGNTWSTTAATATIEMLLSKDIIEQVEEKGKYILDKLSKLKEENPIIRDVRGLGLLIGIEFEEKQKGITNKITGGKMNQISENYMGSMIVGELLNKHNIISAYTLNNPNVVRFEPPLTISYEDIDYALSAIESVCKDNGSFLKLGLSTVKTAAKSIIHR; from the coding sequence ATGGGAGATAGAACAATGATGAAAAAAATGATTAGTGTGGATAAGGCATTGACAATGGATAGAGGGGAAGTCTATAAATTGTATAAAAATCATGCCAATAGTAGTTTAGCAAATTTACTTTCCCTATTGGATATGAATCGCAACTATGTTAGAGCGCAAGAATGTAAAGTTTGGGATGAAGATGGAAATGAATATCTGGATATCCTTGCAGGATATGGATCATTAAATCTAGGCCATAATCCCTTTGAAATCATAGAGGCACTAGAAAAAGTAAAAAACTTACCAAATATTCTGCAATCCACTACCCCCCCTATGGCCGCCGCCGCCGCTGCAAATTTGGCCCTTATTGCTCCTGGAAATTTAAGTGCAGTTTCATTTTGCAATAGTGGTGCCGAGGCAGTGGAAGGGGCAATAAAGCTTGCCAAAATCGCAACAGGGAAAGACAAAATAGCTTTTTGTCAACATTCTTTCCATGGCAAAACTATGGGAGCACTAGGAGTAATGGGAGAAGAAAAATATAGAAAACCTTTTGGTTCAACTATGCCCAATACCTATGGTGTGTCCTTTGGTAGCATAGAGGAATTGGAAAAAGTATTACAGTTTAAGGATGTAGCAGCCTTTATTCTTGAACCTATTCAGGGCGAAGGTGGTATAGTACTTCCACCAGAAGGATATTTGCAGGCGGTTAGAGATCTTTGTAACCAATATGATTGTCTTTTAATATTTGATGAAATACAGACTGGTCTAGGTAGGACAGGCAAAATGTTTGCCTGTGAACATTATAATGTGGTTCCAGATATAATGTGTATTGCCAAATCTCTAAGTGGTGGTATCATGCCTATTGGTGCAGTAATTACAACGGAAAACCTTTGGAAAAAAGCCTATGGAGGTATAGAAAATTGCCTTCTACACACTTCAACCTTTGGAGGCAATACTTGGTCTACCACTGCAGCTACTGCAACCATAGAAATGTTACTTTCCAAGGATATTATTGAGCAGGTAGAGGAAAAGGGGAAATATATATTAGATAAACTCTCTAAATTAAAAGAAGAGAACCCTATAATCAGGGATGTTAGGGGACTAGGCTTATTAATAGGGATTGAATTTGAGGAAAAGCAAAAAGGCATTACCAACAAAATAACCGGTGGAAAAATGAATCAGATATCTGAAAATTATATGGGCTCTATGATTGTTGGTGAGTTGTTAAATAAGCATAATATTATATCTGCCTATACTTTAAATAACCCAAATGTAGTGCGTTTTGAACCACCTCTTACGATTAGTTATGAAGATATTGACTATGCTCTTTCAGCTATTGAAAGTGTTTGTAAGGATAATGGATCCTTTTTAAAACTAGGATTGTCAACAGTAAAAACGGCAGCCAAATCCATAATACATCGTTAA
- the nifU gene encoding Fe-S cluster assembly scaffold protein NifU: protein MYSDKVMDHFTNPRNVGEIKEADGVGEVGNAKCGDIMKMYIKVEDNVIKDVKFKTFGCGAAIATSSIATELIIGKTIEEAQQLTNRAVVEALDGLPPAKVHCSVLAEEAIKAAVKDYQDKKAK, encoded by the coding sequence ATGTATAGCGATAAAGTAATGGATCATTTTACAAATCCAAGAAATGTAGGAGAAATAAAAGAGGCAGATGGAGTTGGAGAAGTAGGCAATGCCAAATGTGGGGATATTATGAAAATGTACATCAAGGTAGAGGATAATGTTATTAAAGATGTAAAATTCAAAACCTTTGGATGTGGTGCAGCAATTGCCACCAGCAGTATTGCCACTGAATTAATTATAGGAAAGACCATTGAAGAAGCCCAACAATTGACTAACAGAGCAGTGGTAGAAGCATTAGATGGACTTCCACCTGCTAAAGTGCACTGTTCGGTTTTGGCGGAGGAAGCCATTAAAGCTGCTGTTAAAGATTATCAAGATAAAAAAGCTAAATAA
- a CDS encoding IreB family regulatory phosphoprotein, which produces MSKEQDYTIKFNMEQDQSQRVRDVLSEVYQALNEKGYNSINQLVGYIISGDPTYITSHKNARSLIRKVERDELLEELLKRYLEEK; this is translated from the coding sequence ATGAGTAAAGAACAAGATTATACAATAAAATTCAATATGGAGCAGGATCAATCTCAAAGAGTTAGAGATGTCCTATCTGAGGTTTATCAAGCATTAAATGAGAAAGGATATAACTCTATAAATCAATTGGTGGGATATATCATTTCTGGTGATCCTACATATATTACTAGTCACAAAAATGCTCGTAGTCTTATTAGAAAAGTGGAAAGAGATGAATTGTTAGAAGAGTTACTGAAAAGATATTTAGAAGAGAAATAG
- the sfsA gene encoding DNA/RNA nuclease SfsA has product MELFENNRVEGKFIKRVNRFIAEVEISGEVHKVHVPNTGRMKELLTGGARVLLKYHPAPHKKTAYSLISVEKDGILVCIDSRIANQIYFEYLSDHKEDDFPRIEQLKREVGYGNSRFDIGFIQDKKRVLIEIKSVNLVQDSIALFPDAPTTRGTKHVKELTRAKNHGIETGVVFIIQRNDASSFMPYWGMDKDFSKALQEAYQQGVWVKAYRCLVQEKDIKIEQEVSIDFNKMDNAY; this is encoded by the coding sequence ATGGAATTATTTGAAAACAACAGAGTAGAGGGAAAATTTATTAAAAGAGTAAATAGATTTATTGCTGAAGTGGAGATTAGCGGGGAAGTACATAAAGTACACGTTCCCAATACAGGAAGAATGAAAGAATTATTAACAGGAGGGGCAAGGGTATTGTTAAAATACCACCCAGCCCCTCATAAAAAGACAGCTTATAGTTTAATATCCGTGGAAAAAGACGGGATTCTAGTATGCATTGACTCTAGAATAGCAAATCAAATTTATTTTGAATATCTCTCTGATCATAAGGAAGACGATTTCCCCCGTATAGAGCAATTGAAAAGAGAAGTAGGTTATGGAAATAGTCGTTTTGATATAGGATTTATCCAGGACAAAAAAAGGGTGCTTATAGAAATAAAAAGTGTTAACCTGGTACAGGATTCTATAGCCCTTTTTCCTGATGCACCTACTACACGAGGAACCAAACATGTAAAAGAGTTGACAAGGGCTAAAAACCATGGTATTGAAACAGGAGTGGTATTCATTATACAGAGAAATGATGCTTCAAGCTTTATGCCCTATTGGGGAATGGATAAAGACTTTTCTAAAGCTCTTCAGGAGGCCTACCAACAAGGAGTATGGGTCAAAGCTTATCGATGCTTAGTACAAGAAAAGGATATAAAAATAGAGCAAGAAGTGTCTATTGATTTTAACAAAATGGATAATGCTTATTGA
- a CDS encoding DUF1292 domain-containing protein, translating into MENQDNIIALKDENGNEVEFEVIATLNVNENDYAILLPLEEEEEEIAYIFRIDKDDHGEELLVPVEDDEEFELVQEAYESLMED; encoded by the coding sequence GTGGAAAATCAGGATAATATCATTGCCCTAAAAGATGAAAATGGTAATGAAGTAGAATTTGAAGTCATTGCGACTTTGAATGTTAATGAAAATGATTATGCAATTCTACTGCCTTTAGAGGAAGAAGAGGAAGAGATAGCCTACATCTTTAGAATAGATAAAGATGATCATGGAGAAGAATTATTGGTACCAGTAGAGGACGATGAAGAATTTGAATTAGTGCAAGAGGCATATGAAAGTTTAATGGAAGATTAA
- the alaS gene encoding alanine--tRNA ligase — MQALGLNEIRERFLSFFEKKQHLRLPSAPLVPRNDNSLLLINSGMAPLKPYFIGEEKPPSKRVATCQKCIRTPDIERVGKTARHGTFFEMLGNFSFGDYFKDEATQWAWEFITKELEIPEDRLWVSIYENDEETFDIWTKKIGVSPDKIVRLGKEDNFWEIGLGPCGPCSELYYDRGEEAGCGQEDCAVGCDCDRFVEFWNLVFTQFDKDEEGNYNPLAHPNIDTGMGLERMAAIMQGVGSLFEVDTIRHVLDYVCSLGNIQYGQNDAVDMSIRVITDHIRSVTFMVGDGILPSNEGRGYVLRRLLRRAARHGKLLGIKEPFLYKVCQKVIEVSKDAYSELGEKQESIEKIISIEEARFQETIDQGLHLLKDLITQMKQEGIKVIPGAQAFRLYDTYGFPLDLTKEILEEEGMEVEEESFHEEMEGQRERARKARAESDIVSWKEDPFMHLDQNISTEFVGYSQLEVEGKILAIAKQEDLVDQVAKDDQVIILLDQTSFYAESGGQAGDRGIIQTETGIIRIADCKKGNGGKILHFGKVSEGTLEVGQIVKAKVNKGLRMDTARNHTTTHMLHKALREVLGEHVEQAGSLVTPDRLRFDFQHYEGVTQSQLEKIEARVNEIILESLPVEVLETDITTAKEMGATALFGEKYGEKVRVVKVGDFSIELCGGTHLSNSSQAGLFKITSEGGVAAGVRRIEALTGKGALKYYQDHETILIESAHRVKAKPDYLIDKIEGLLKELKDREKELEKLQAKMAGNIVDELINTKTEISDIPTIIARQDELDMDGLRKLGDQLKDRIGSGLIILATSKNDKVNFLAMATKDLLPKGIHAGKLIGQIAKVAGGGGGGRPDMAQAGGKEIDKIAEALEKSKDIILQQLEK, encoded by the coding sequence ATGCAAGCATTAGGTTTAAATGAAATTAGAGAAAGATTTTTGAGTTTTTTCGAGAAAAAACAGCATTTAAGGTTACCTAGCGCACCATTAGTGCCTAGAAATGATAATAGTTTATTATTAATTAACTCAGGAATGGCGCCTCTCAAGCCATACTTTATTGGAGAAGAAAAACCACCAAGTAAAAGAGTGGCTACTTGCCAGAAATGTATAAGAACCCCAGATATTGAAAGGGTAGGAAAAACCGCGAGACATGGAACTTTTTTTGAAATGCTTGGGAATTTTTCCTTTGGAGATTATTTTAAAGATGAGGCTACTCAATGGGCTTGGGAATTTATTACAAAGGAGCTAGAGATACCTGAGGATAGGCTGTGGGTAAGTATATATGAAAATGATGAGGAAACCTTTGATATATGGACTAAAAAAATAGGGGTCTCTCCTGATAAAATTGTAAGATTGGGCAAGGAGGATAATTTTTGGGAAATTGGACTAGGACCTTGTGGACCTTGTTCAGAGCTATATTATGATCGAGGTGAAGAAGCAGGCTGTGGTCAAGAGGATTGTGCTGTAGGCTGTGACTGTGACCGCTTTGTTGAGTTTTGGAATCTAGTATTTACACAATTTGATAAGGACGAGGAAGGCAATTATAATCCTTTGGCTCATCCTAATATTGATACAGGAATGGGTTTAGAACGTATGGCTGCCATTATGCAAGGGGTTGGCTCCCTATTTGAAGTAGATACTATAAGGCATGTATTGGACTATGTATGTTCTTTAGGCAATATTCAATATGGCCAAAATGATGCAGTGGATATGTCTATTAGAGTGATTACCGATCATATAAGAAGCGTTACCTTTATGGTGGGAGATGGAATTTTGCCTAGCAATGAGGGAAGGGGCTATGTACTTAGACGTTTATTGAGACGGGCTGCACGTCATGGCAAACTTTTGGGAATTAAAGAGCCTTTCCTTTATAAAGTATGTCAAAAGGTCATCGAAGTTTCCAAAGATGCTTACAGTGAATTAGGTGAAAAACAAGAGTCTATTGAAAAGATTATTTCTATTGAGGAAGCAAGATTCCAAGAAACTATAGACCAAGGGCTCCATCTATTAAAGGATCTTATCACACAAATGAAGCAAGAGGGAATCAAGGTAATTCCCGGTGCCCAGGCCTTCAGATTATATGATACCTATGGCTTTCCTTTGGATCTAACAAAAGAAATCCTTGAAGAAGAGGGAATGGAAGTTGAGGAAGAGAGTTTTCATGAGGAAATGGAAGGACAAAGGGAAAGAGCTAGAAAGGCAAGGGCAGAAAGTGATATTGTAAGTTGGAAAGAAGACCCTTTTATGCACCTTGATCAGAATATTTCTACAGAGTTTGTTGGCTATAGTCAATTAGAGGTTGAGGGAAAAATCCTAGCAATAGCAAAGCAAGAGGATCTTGTAGATCAGGTTGCCAAGGATGACCAGGTCATTATACTTTTAGATCAAACTTCTTTTTATGCTGAAAGTGGTGGCCAAGCAGGAGATAGGGGCATTATTCAAACAGAAACCGGTATAATCAGGATCGCAGATTGTAAAAAGGGGAATGGTGGAAAAATTCTTCACTTTGGAAAGGTATCCGAAGGAACCCTTGAGGTAGGGCAAATCGTTAAGGCCAAAGTAAATAAAGGATTAAGAATGGACACAGCCAGAAATCATACAACTACCCATATGCTGCACAAGGCTTTAAGAGAAGTATTAGGGGAGCATGTTGAACAAGCCGGTTCCTTGGTGACACCTGATAGGCTGCGTTTTGACTTCCAACACTATGAAGGTGTAACCCAGAGCCAATTGGAGAAAATAGAAGCGAGAGTTAATGAAATAATTTTGGAAAGCTTGCCTGTAGAGGTCCTTGAAACAGATATCACAACGGCAAAGGAAATGGGAGCAACAGCCCTATTTGGAGAAAAATATGGTGAAAAAGTGCGAGTAGTAAAAGTAGGGGACTTCAGTATCGAGCTTTGTGGAGGAACACATTTATCAAATTCTAGTCAGGCTGGTTTGTTTAAAATAACTAGTGAAGGTGGGGTAGCTGCCGGTGTACGTAGAATAGAGGCTTTAACGGGCAAAGGTGCTCTAAAATACTATCAAGATCATGAAACCATTTTAATAGAATCTGCCCATAGGGTGAAAGCTAAGCCTGATTATTTAATAGATAAGATTGAAGGTTTATTGAAAGAGTTAAAAGATAGAGAAAAAGAACTAGAAAAACTTCAAGCCAAAATGGCAGGCAATATAGTGGATGAGTTAATCAATACAAAAACGGAGATATCTGATATTCCTACAATCATTGCTCGACAGGATGAATTAGACATGGATGGATTGAGAAAACTAGGAGATCAACTAAAGGATAGAATAGGTTCAGGGTTAATTATTTTAGCTACATCAAAAAATGATAAGGTAAATTTCTTAGCTATGGCCACTAAGGATTTATTACCAAAGGGAATACATGCAGGAAAGTTAATTGGTCAAATAGCCAAGGTAGCCGGTGGTGGCGGCGGCGGGAGACCTGATATGGCGCAAGCCGGAGGGAAAGAAATAGATAAGATAGCTGAAGCTTTAGAAAAATCTAAAGATATTATTCTTCAACAATTAGAAAAGTAA